In Fusarium oxysporum Fo47 chromosome IX, complete sequence, the following proteins share a genomic window:
- a CDS encoding glycoside hydrolase superfamily, producing MPLALKRNQANYDTAADALLSILTFKERLWILDGDQEFWPGLHALTTEGFCHTFYTMGEVPRLKIPGVRLSDGPRGCVMGNSTAFPVAMAQRALGANQHPSWGRIQETYGEDPIILGKMATAVTKGVQENVMGCLKHLALNSMENARFKVDVQVDDDVLHEVYLPHFRHVVEQGIASVMSAYNSVRGQFAGQSRELLMDILRDRWGFKGFVVEDFLFGFRDVALSLKNGLDLEAPFRQQRAQHLEAALINGDVSQSDVDRAGRAILRSLIENEDIIFYGEHRSLARESATRPLLPLGSDLSRVAVVGWQADSKNTGGKGSSHVRCPEVISPFQGIKEALPHAEVVVESSNDISKVKRAAASADAVVMVVGYDFHDEGEYTAPAFNATPALRHVIPPDDDSKEARSVIERLMNPAPKKGERGKDNYGFGTGGTVIVEEWKDLPSAIIFGWYSGCEGGCALADLLLGKVNFSGRIPFCIPTCEEHLPKADNDAEAIKYDRCYTTFSFADLRVDKTGLDQEQLIVRLRVSNTGAKEGRYVAQVYGVVEVPEWPKRSLLGYGLVDLASEEEKDIEFMVSTRPLQRWKSGSWALASRLVEIEVGGYSGDESSLKLKLEM from the exons ATGCCATTGGCGCTGAAGAGAAACCAGGCGAACTACGACACTGCAGCCGATGCTCTGTTGTCAATACTCACATTCAAGGAGCGCCTATGGATCCTGGATGGTGACCAAGAATTTTGGCCCGGCCTCCATGCACTTACCACTGAGGGTTTCTGTCACACATTCTATACCATGGGAGAGGTGCCACGCCTTAAAATTCCCGGTGTACGGCTTTCCGATGGTCCTCGGGGATGTGTGATGGGAAACTCCACGGCTTTCCCAGTTGCTATGGCTC AACGC GCTCTCGGGGCGAACCA ACACCCAAGCTGGGGCCGCATCCAGGAGACGTATGGCGAAGACCCAATAATCCTTGGAAAAATGGCGACTGCAGTCACAAAAGGCGTGCAAGAAAACGTTATGGGCTGCCTGAAGCACCTAGCTCTCAACTCAATGGAAAACGCACGCTTCAAGGTGGATGTCCAGGTCGACGATGATGTCCTTCATGAAGTCTATCTTCCGCACTTCCGCCACGTTGTGGAACAGGGGATTGCGTCAGTCATGTCTGCTTACAATTCGGTTCGGGGACAGTTTGCCGGGCAAAGCAGAGAGCTTCTTATGGATATCCTCCGTGATAGATGGGGCTTTAAGGGTTTTGTGGTTGAGGACTTTCTATTCGGTTTTCGGGATGTAGCCCTTTCACTAAAAAACGGGCTGGATCTCGAAGCACCTTTCCGTCAGCAACGGGCACAACATCTTGAGGCTGCACTCATCAACGGCGATGTATCTCAAAGCGATGTGGATCGTGCTGGCCGCGCCATCCTAAGAAGCCTTATCGAGAATGAA GATATTATCTTCTATGGCGAGCATCGTAGCTTGGCTCGAGAGTCGGCAACCAG GCCTCTGTTGCCACTCGGATCCGATCTCTCCAGGGTGGCTGTAGTAGGGTGGCAAGCAGACTCCAAGAACACTGGAGGCAAAGGATCGTCCCACGTCCGTTGTCCAGAGGTCATCTCACCCTTTCAAGGGATCAAGGAGGCGTTGCCCCACGCCGAGGTTGTAGTTGAGAGCTCGAATGATATTTCGAAGGTCAAACGTGCCGCAGCTTCGGCCGATGCTGTCGTCATGGTTGTGGGATACGATTTCCACGACGAAGGAGAATATACAGCGCCGGCCTTCAATGCCACACCAGCTCTCAGACATGTCATCCCCCCAGACGACGACTCAAAGGAAGCCAGATCTGTGATAGAACGGTTGATGAACCCAGCCCCCAAGAAGGGGGAGCGTGGAAAGGACAACTACGGATTCGGCACTGGTGGGACAGTTATTGTCGAAGAATGGAAAGATTTGCCTTCTGCCATCATCTTCGGGTGGTATTCCGGATGCGAAGGCGGCTGTGCACTGGCGGATCTTTTGCTGGGCAAGGTAAACTTTAGTGGCAGAATCCCCTTTTGTATACCTACATGCGAGGAACATCTGCCTAAAGCTGACAATGATGCCGAGGCGATCAAGTACGACCGATG TTACACGACCTTTTCATTCGCCGATCTGAGAGTAGACAAGACTGGGCTAGATCAAGAACAGCTGATCGTGCGTCTTCGAGTATCAAACACAGGCGCTAAAGAGGGCCGATATGTCGCACAAGTATATGGTGTGGTAGAGGTACCAGAGTGGCCAAAAAGGAGCTTGCTCGGTTATGGACTGGTGGACCTCGCCagtgaagaggagaaggatatAGAATTCATGGTCTCAACCAGGCCCTTGCAGCGTTGGAAAAGTGGTTCATGGGCCCTAGCTAGTAGGCTAGTTGAAATTGAGGTTGGTGGATATTCAGGTGATGAGAGCAGCTTGAAATTGAAACTGGAGATGTAA
- a CDS encoding aldehyde dehydrogenase domain-containing protein encodes MAALKIDLQAPNGVKYTQPTGLFINNEFVPSSGGKKLTSIDPATENEIATVEAADEKDVDTAVKAAKTAFKDWRKVECSERGRLMAKLADLIEAKREVFATIDAWDNGQTYAEAIDGDLVEAVGVIRYFAGWADKIFGQTISTTSQKFAYTLRQPIGVVAQVIPWNYPLCMATWKLGPALACGNTVVIKAAEQTPLSILLLGQLIKEAGFPAGVVNILNGPGGETGSSLVSHPLVDKVAFTGSTATGAKIMRTASEMLKNVTLETGGKSPLLVFDDADMEQAVNWSHFGIMSNQGQICTATSRLLVQESIYDDFVQRFVQRVKTTSVVGNQWDKGVYQGPQVSKAQYDRVLDYIDIGVTEGANLALGGEPSKAGKGKGFFIEPTVFTDVKPSARIYREEIFGPVVVITKFKTEEEAVDLANDTTYGLGSAVFTTDLERAHRVSGNIEAGMVWVNSSQDCDPRVPFGGVKQSGIGRELGEAGLEAYSQIKAVHINMGNRM; translated from the exons ATGGCCGCTCTCAAAATTGATTTGCAGGCTCCCAACGGAGTCAAGTATACTCAACCTACCGGCcttttcatcaacaacgagtTCGTACCCTCTTCGGGTGGAAAGAAACTTACAAGTATCGATCCTGC TACCGAGAACGAAATTGCCACAGTCGAAGCGGCTGACGAGAAAGACGTGGATACGGCTGTCAAAGCTGCGAAGACTGCTTTCAAAGACTGGAGGAAGGTTGAGTGTTCGGAGCGTGGGCGCCTTATGGCCAAGCTCGCCGACCTGATTGAGGCCAAGAGAGAGGTGTTTGCTACAATCGACGCTTGGGACAATG GACAAACCTACGCTGAGGCGATTGATGGTGACCTCGTTGAAGCTGTCGGCGTGATTCGCTATTTCGCCGGTTGGGCAGATAAGATTTTTGGTCAGACTATTAGCACGACTAGCCAGAAGTTTGCTTATACACTCCGACAACCTATTGGAGTCGTTGCACAGGTTATCCCTTGGAACTACCCTCTGTGTATGGCTACA TGGAAGCTTGGTCCCGCTCTAGCCTGTGGTAACACAGTCGTTATCAAGGCAGCTGAACAAACACCGCTTAGCATCCTTCTTCTAGGCCAACTTATCAAGGAGGCTGGGTTCCCTGCTGGCGTCGTCAATATTCTCAACGGCCCTGGTGGCGAAACTGGTTCATCCCTAGTATCCCATCCTTTAGTGGACAAGGTTGCTTTCACTGGCTCAACTGCTACTGGCGCAAAGATCATGCGTACTGCCTCGGAAATGCTAAAGAACGTCACACTTGAGACTGGAGGAAAGTCCCCGTTATTGGTTTTCGATGATGCAGACATGGAGCAAGCCGTGAACTGGTCTCATTTCGGGATTATGTCTAATCAGGGCCAAATTTGCACTGCGACGTCACGACTTCTGGTACAAGAGAGCATCTATGACGACTTTGTCCAGAGGTTCGTTCAAAGAGTCAAAACTACTAGCGTTGTCGGTAATCAGTGGGACAAGGGTGTATACCAAGGTCCCCAGGTCTCGAAAGCCCAGTATGACCGGGTCCTTGACTATATTGATATCGGGGTCACTGAGGGAGCGAACCTCGCATTAGGGGGCGAGCCATCAAAGGCTGGTAAGGGCAAGGGCTTCTTCATTGAACCAACAGTCTTCACAGATGTGAAGCCCTCGGCTCGGATTTACCGTGAGGAAATTTTCGGACCTGTGGTAGTTATTACTAAGTTCAAAACTGAAGAGGAGGCAGTCGACTTAGCTAATGACACTACTTATGGTCTTGGATCAGCTGTCTTTACAACTGACCTAGAGAGAGCACACCGAGTGTCAGGTAATATTGAGGCTGGCATGGTATGGGTAAATAGTAGCCAGGATTGCGATCCTAGGGTGCCTTTTGGTGGCGTCAAACAAAGCGGCATTGGTAGGGAGCTGGGCGAAGCTGGACTCGAGGCATATTCCCAGATTAAAGCTGTCCACATCAATATGGGTAACAGGATGTAA
- a CDS encoding transmembrane amino acid transporter: MSTNVKPFEDGKTANGADSGQVPDGDTIEGHVTTHDAVFGEITENGPNYRNVGWLGTAALMMKTQIGLGVLGLPTVFHVLGIVPGVILLCIIGGITTWSNYIVGIFKIRHPEIYGIDDVGGLLFGRIGREVLGICFCLFFTFVSGSALLSISIAFNALSDHAVCTAVFVAVAAAIGFAFSSIRTLDRIGSLAWIGVSCIIVAVFVVTVGVGVQDRPPSVPKNVQWRSDYELFGHPSFIEALSAISTIIFAYAGTPAFFAIAAEMRDPKQYMKSLIMCQTVISIAYIVVGVVVYYYCGSFVASPALGSAGPTIKKVSYGIGLPGLLISAILLLHLPSKSVFVRILRGSKHLSTNSFIHWATWLGSTFSVTLVAYIIASAIPVFGQLVSLIGALLGTLMSFQPMGCMWLYDNWHSDRRYTPRWYVGVAWSVFVVISGTFLMIAGTYSTIVGIVDSTEKTSSWSCADNSNSS; this comes from the exons ATGTCGACAAATGTGAAGCCCTTTGAAGATGGTAAAACTGCCAATGGCGCCGACTCAGGTCAGGTTCCCGACGGCGATACTATCGAGGGCCACGTAACAACGCATGACGCCGTCTTTGGAGAGATCACCGAAAATGGTCCCAATTATCGCAAT GTCGGATGGCTAGGCACTGCAGCTctcatgatgaagactcAGATTGGCCTCGGCGTTCTCGGCCTACCGACCGTCTTCCACGTCCTCGGAATTGTTCCAGGTGTTATACTGCTATGCATCATAGGGGGTATCACCACCTGGTCGAACTATATAGTCGGTATATTCAAGATCCGGCATCCTGAGATCTATGGTATCGATGATGTTGGcggtcttctctttggcCGCATCGGCCGCGAGGTCTTGGGCATatgcttctgtctct TCTTTACTTTCGTCTCCGGATCTGCTCTACTGAGCATATCGATCGCCTTCAACGCTTTATCCGATCATGCAGTGTGTACTGCAGTTTTTGTCGCTGTGGCTGCGGCTATCGGGTTTGCGTTTTCGAGCATTCGAACCCTCGACCGCATAGGTTCACTTGCTTGGATTGGTGTTTCTTGCATTATTGTAGCAG TATTCGTCGTCACTGTTGGGGTTGGCGTTCAAGACCGCCCTCCTAGCGTACCCAAGAATGTACAGTGGAGATCTGACTATGAACTGTTCGGTCATCCAAGCTTTATCGAGGCCTTATCAGCAATTTCAACAATTATCTTTGCTTATGCTGGTACTCCCGCTTTCTTTGCTATTGCCGCCGAAATGCGAGACCCTAAGCAATACATGAAGTCGCTTATTATGTGCCAGACTGTTATATCTATTGCTTATATCGTTGTTGGGGTTGTTGTGTATTACTATTGTGGCTCATTCGTTGCGTCGCCGGCCCTGGGATCTGCGGGCCCCACCATCAAGAAAGTCTCTTACGGTATAGGCCTCCCAGGTCTTCTCATCTCagccattcttcttcttcat CTTCCATCCAAATCCGTCTTTGTTCGAATCCTTCGAGGGTCCAAGCATCTAAGCACTAACAGTTTCATCCACTGGGCTACTTGGCTTGGGTCAACCTTTTCCGTCACACTAGTGGCCTACATCATCGCTAGTGCTATTCCTGTCTTTGGCCAACTAGTGTCGCTTATTGGGGCCCTTTTAGGAACCCTGATGTCGTTCCAGCCGATGGGCTGCATGTGGCTTTATGACAACTGGCATAGCGATCGCCGCTATACGCCCAGATGGTACGTGGGAGTCGCCTGGAGCGTTTTTGTGGTTATTTCAGGAACGTTCCTTATGATTGCTGGTACCTACAGCACTATCGTAGGTATCGTTGACTCCACTGAGAAGACAAGCTCGTGGTCTTGTGCCGATAACTCGAACTCAAGTTAA
- a CDS encoding fungal-specific transcription factor domain-containing protein: MPRSKVGRTRTFTGCRTCRRRHTKCDERRPSCRVCGQSGLNCDGYGARLQWASDNSAELANDDQASDLHRLRYPLFSGSQTAEDVLADLDAGSRRFRRQKVFCLFKGPFGAFRVSEGGQVPDSADSNASPSSEDMCVSPDHPEGQDHVTRNSDAEDVENEDWMQQLDDVDFDTFDVPLDFILDQDAHQELGTIQSLITYPSSDLFASIAPDLLTTPCVEVNQLPEEITKDIVSLKEPLNERQETRRDLILREPAGSTFDSALPEEASSLLRHYKQHIDATTAALKAKRQSPWQLMFLPCAFQTFAELSLLGTASHTRVAVLCALLARSAFKLYKTDPDATKSNYWRIVGSKNMDKARYHLQRVLDQDMTLVHTVEYEELLMAFLAMSITSLYHDGRTPQNLLLDAEKLIRLRKSFTGGPQNVRILHHVYTYLRVIVESTSTCISDAAGDRENEPHHISPPRTFRISEDSLNVGLDPTVTKTAELGYGDIHLEVQGLWEKTLHSTIHGIPESLMTLLAQTISLANEKKHLETGGLTNSKVLSDLKRHTQTLEKRIWSWQLDFELAISPPSADLTSNSDLELIHHPHTQLMILAVHRALVIYFYRRVHDVSAMVLQDNVRETIEFLEPCIETLADDDDFTPSLAWAAFVSASEAIKPELQQRALKCVTITDNQGFHYGPKSSAEAVMSIWAGRQST; encoded by the exons ATGCCCAGGTCCAAAGTTGGCCGTACTCGAACTTTTACAGGATGCCGAACGTGCCGACGGCGACATACCAAATGTGATGAAAGA CGCCCAAGCTGTCGTGTTTGCGGACAGTCCGGCCTAAACTGTGATGGCTACGGAGCCCGTTTGCAGTGGGCCAGCGACAATAGTGCCGAGTTAGCAAACGATGACCAAGCATCCGATTTACACAGGCTTCGTTATCCACTATTTTCTG GCTCCCAAACAGCCGAGGATGTCTTGGCAGACCTTGACGCTGGTTCTAGAAGATTTCGTAGGCAAAAGGTCTTCTGTCTGTTCAAAGGACCGTTTGGCGCCTTTCGAGTCTCGGAAGGTGGGCAAGTACCCGACTCTGCCGACTCCAACGCTTCACCATCGAGCGAAGATATGTGTGTATCTCCAGACCATCCAGAGGGTCAAGATCATGTCACCCGAAATAGCGACGCTGAGGATGTTGAAAATGAAGATTGGATGCAACAACTGGATGACGTGGACTTTGATACTTTTGATGTTCCACTTGATTTCATTCTCGATCAAGATGCACACCAAGAGCTTGGCACTATCCAGTCCCTGATCACGTATCCATCTTCGGACCTGTTCGCAAGTATTGCACCAGATCTCCTGACTACGCCTTGTGTTGAGGTGAACCAACTCCCCGAAGAAATTACCAAAGACATTGTGAGTTTGAAGGAACCCTTGAACGAAAGACAagagacgagacgagactTGATACTTCGCGAGCCGGCTGGGTCTACCTTCGATTCAGCTCTACCCGAGGAAGCCTCATCTCTGCTTCGGCATTATAAGCAACATATCGACGCTACCACAGCTGCTCTAAAAGCTAAACGACAATCTCCATGGCAGCTCATGTTCTTACCTTGTGCATTCCAAACCTTTGCCGAGCTATCGCTACTTGGAACAGCTTCACACACTCGAGTGGCTGTCCTTTGTGCTTTACTAGCTCGAAGTGCCTTTAAACTATACAAGACAGACCCAGATGCGACAAAGTCCAACTACTGGCGTATCGTGGGATCCAAGAATATGGACAAAGCACGATACCACTTACAGAGAGTACTAGATCAAGATATGACTTTGGTCCACACAGTGGAATATGAGGAACTATTGATGGCATTTCTCGCCATGTCAATAACTTCT CTGTACCATGACGGTCGCACCCCCCAGAACCTTTTGCTTGACGCTGAGAAGTTGATCCGCCTCCGTAAATCTTTTACTGGTGGCCCCCAAAACGTGAGGATCCTACACCACGTATACACATATCTACGTGTTATAGTAGAAAGCACATCGACCTGCATATCGGATGCAGCAGGAGATAGAGAAAACGAACCCCATCACATTTCACCTCCTCGCACATTTCGTATCAGCGAGGACTCTCTTAATGTTGGCCTTGACCCTACTGTTACTAAGACTGCAGAGCTCGGTTACGGGGACATCCATCTTGAGGTGCAGGGCCTTTGGGAAAAAACATTACACTCGACCATACACGGAATTCCAGAGTCTTTAATGACTCTGCTTGCACAAACAATCTCTCTCGCTAACGAAAAGAAACATCTAGAGACAGGTGGTCTGACCAACTCGAAGGTGCTGAGTGACTTGAAGAGACACACTCAGACATTAGAGAAACGAATATGGTCCTGGCAGCTTGACTTTGAACTAGCCATTAGTCCCCCTTCTGCCGACCTAACTTCAAACTCTGACCTCGAGCTCATTCACCACCCTCACACCCAACTGATGATCTTAGCGGTTCATCGAGCACTCGTCATCTACTTCTATCGCCGAGTTCACGACGTTAGTGCTATGGTTCTTCAGGATAACGTGCGTGAGACTATAGAGTTTCTAGAACCTTGTATCGAAACTTtggcagatgatgatgacttcaCACCGAGTCTAGCTTGGGCCGCGTTTGTGTCTGCGTCTGAAGCCATTAAGCCAGAACTACAGCAGAGAGCGCTGAAATGTGTGACAATTACGGACAACCAGGGCTTTCACTACGGTCCCAAGTCATCGGCTGAGGCTGTTATGTCGATATGGGCTGGGCGACAGAGTACATGA
- a CDS encoding class 2 aldolase adducin domain-containing protein — translation MAQHGISASTLTVPVQNVLRLTSGQSGSAQQQEETPCQAISHGDELPGIPRFPTFRDHRRHILVHMAATFRHWARHNYTEGQSGHISIRDPEYPGLMWMNPLSRHFGSLRAGDMICLDIETGRVVAGKKNPATGGITVNAAGFWIHSAIHKARPDAHAVCHAHTVAGRAWSVFAKPLEMLTQDVCNFYNAHAVYDEYGGIVFAGEEGQRIAAALGTDKKAAILMSHGLLTVGSTVDEAGFLFGLLDRSCAIQLHAEAASANGLKKRIISDEEAGQNFKMASEANVLYREGQADIEYEIEAVGGEEEMAKGFGDLKMGI, via the exons ATGGCTCAACACGGAATCAGCGCTTCTACCTTGACTGTTCCTGTACAGAATGTTCTCCGCCTCACAAGTGGCCAATCGGGCTCGGCTCAGCAACAGGAAGAGACTCCGTGTCAAGCAATCTCTCATGGGGATGAACTGCCTG GTATTCCTAGGTTCCCTACCTTTCGAGATCACCGTCGACACATTCTTGTCCATATGGCGGCAACCTTTAGACATTGGGCCCGTCACAACTACACTGAAGGGCAGTCGGGTCATATCTCAATTCGCGACCCTGAGTACCCGGGACTCATGTGGATGAACCCCCTCAGCCGTCATTTCGGCAGCCTCCGTGCTGGCGACATGATCTGTCTTGACATAGAGACTGGTCGGGTTGTTGCTGGTAAGAAGAACCCTGCTACAGGTGGTATCACGGTGAATGCAGCAGGATTTTGGATTCACTCAGCCATTCACAAAGCACGGCCCGACGCACACGCAGTTTGCCATGCACACACCGTGGCCGGTCGCGCTTGGTCTGTGTTCGCCAAGCCGCTTGAGATGCTCACCCAAGACGTGTGCAACTTCTACAATGCTCACGCTGTTTACGATGAATATGGTGGTATTGTCTTTGCTGGTGAGGAAGGGCAGCGTATTGCGGCGGCATTAGGGACCGATAAAAAAGCAGCAATCCTGATGAGTCACGGACTGTTGACAGTAGGAAGCACTGTTGATGAGGCAGGCTTCTTATTTGGATTACTGGATCGGTCATGCGCTATTCAATTGCATGCAGAAGCGGCATCTGCTAATGGACTCAAGAAGAGGATTATCagtgatgaggaggctggACAGAATTTCAAGATGGCGAGTGAAGCTAATGTCCTGTATAGAGAGGGACAGGCGGATATTGAGTACGAGATTGAGGCGGTTGGCGGCGAAGAGGAGATGGCAAAGGGTTTCGGGGATCTCAAAATGGGTATCTAG